The Peptococcus niger nucleotide sequence TGGTCAGCGGGGGGACCGGCGGCATTGGTGCTGCCATTGTCCGGGAATTGGCCAAGGAAGGCCGGCAGGTCTTTGTGGGTTACCACCGCAATGCCGAAAAAGCGGAGCAATTGGCCGCGGATTGTGGTGACCGGGTCATTCCCCTCCAAGTCGATGTGCGTGATGAAGGGTCGGTGGCGCGGCTTTTTGATACGGTTGACCGGCTCTTGGACCATGAGCCCCTGGATGCCTTGGTGAATGCGGCAGGCATTGACCATTATGGCTTGCTGCAGGACTTGGACATGGATCATTGGCAGGATATTTTAGCCGTCAATGTAACGGGCAGTTTTTTGATGGTGCGGGCCGCCTTGCCCCAATTGATTCACGCCAAACATGGCAGCATCTTAAACATTTCATCCATCTGGGGGGCCAGGGGGGCCTCCTGCGAAGTGGCTTATTCCACCTCTAAGGGGGCGGTGGA carries:
- a CDS encoding SDR family NAD(P)-dependent oxidoreductase; translated protein: MGNKKAVVVSGGTGGIGAAIVRELAKEGRQVFVGYHRNAEKAEQLAADCGDRVIPLQVDVRDEGSVARLFDTVDRLLDHEPLDALVNAAGIDHYGLLQDLDMDHWQDILAVNVTGSFLMVRAALPQLIHAKHGSILNISSIWGARGASCEVAYSTSKGAV